The Pygocentrus nattereri isolate fPygNat1 chromosome 1, fPygNat1.pri, whole genome shotgun sequence genome window below encodes:
- the LOC108440890 gene encoding cytosolic phospholipase A2 gamma-like has product MVYPAVRCMASLYNEPNWSTKLKTVEENIVQRLAEGRVSWSQMGQKLANYYANNENFSLTDVWAALIVSNVVNEIDEHKLTAQRANYTNDPYPIYTVIDKQCKYDRLNADVWFEITPDESGYSLPGAFVDSSCLECQFENGKKVKEQPEIDMLYLQGLCGSAIVDMEDIIEYLFEALKHLMIMKDIDPSILHSKTREYEDTAALINSPYFSVLRQERKIDLIISLDFGVGDPFESLKKVCLVFATVAILQHGTDKSSITGSPRRENTEGERS; this is encoded by the exons ATGGTATATCCTGCAGTGAG GTGCATGGCATCATTATACAATGAACCAAACTGGTCCACCAAACTGAAGACTGTGGAAGAGAACATTGTCCAAAGGCTTGCTGAAGGCAGAGTCAGTTGGTCACAGATGGGTCAAAAACTGGCAAATTACTATGCAAATAATGAAAATTTCAGCCTGACAGATGTGTGGGCAGCACTGATTGTGTCTAATGTGGTGAATGAG ATTGatgaacacaaactcacagcGCAGAGGGCCAATTACACCAATGACCCGTATcccatttacactgtgattGACAAGCAGTGTAAATATGATAGACTGAATGCAG ATGTCTGGTTTGAGATCACTCCTGATGAGTCAGGTTATTCTCTCCCTGGAGCCTTTGTGGATTCCTCCTGTTTGGAATGTCAGTTTGAGAATGGAAAGAAGGTTAAAGAACAGCCTGAGATTGATATGCTGTACCTACAAG GCCTGTGTGGCAGTGCCATTGTGGATATGGAAGACATCATTGAGTACCTGTTTGAGGCACTAAAACACTTGATGATAA TGAAAGACATAGATCCCAGCATCCTTCACTCAAAGACAAGGGAATACGAAGATACAGCAGCGTTAATCAACTCACCCTATTTCTCAGTGCTGAGACAAGAACGAAAAATCGACCTCATCATTTCCCTTGACTTCGGTGTAGGAGATCCCTTTGAG AGCCTCAAAAAGGTCTGCCTGGTGTTTGCCACTGTAGCCAT CTTACAGCATGGAACAGACAAGAGCTCCATTACAGGGAGCCCGAGAAGAGAAAATACAGAGGGGGAACGAAGCTAA